GATGTTCTTGAAAAAGTTTTCGAAATAACAAAATTATTTTCGACTTTTAAAAATCCTGATAGTGAAACTGTTTTAACTCCGTGATTGGTGATTAATAAACATCTTGGACAAACATTGGGTGGTTATGTTTTTTATAATAATGAAAATGAAGAAGAATTATTAGATTATGATGAAAATATTAGACTTTTCTATAAAAAAAATGAAATAGTAAAAAAACTAAAATTAACAGAAAATATTTATTCGTTAAAAGCAAAAATTTTAGATATAAATTCTAAAACAGGTTTATATTTACTATTTGTGGCTTACAACATTTTTCAACATTTTATTGATAAAGGATATAAGCAAAATAGAGAAAAATTATGACAAAAAATTATTGAAAATAATGTTTTTGCAATATGTAGAACCAAAATGGCTGCCGCTATTGTTAGAAGAACACTTGCAATTTTTGAAAATTACAAAGTTAACATAATTATTAATGAAAATATAGTAAAGGAAATGGGACAACAATATCCTGTTTATTTTAAAATGATGAAAAAAATTAAAAATAGTGAAAATTGAAATATAAAAGATAAAAATGAAATTGTTTTTGATGTCATAGTGGGGAATCCACCATACCAAGGTAATGCAAAGCAACAAATTTACACAGATTTTTATTTATTATCAAGAAAAATTGGTAATATTGTAAGTTTGATTTTTCCTACTGGTTGACAAGAGGCAAAAAATACAAACAACTTGCAAAAAATGAATACAAATGAAATTAAAAAAGATAAACAAATTGTTTTTATCGATAATAGACAAAATATTTTCAAAGGAATAGCTGGAGCTGAATGAACTAACTTTATACTTTGAATAAAAAACTATGATAACAAATTAAATGGTAGACAGCTTTTCCTCAAAAACGGGAAGAATAAGGAAATAAAAATCTTGCCTATTTTAAAAAGTGAAATGTTTAAAAACGATGAAATTTTAAAATTAGCAGACCTTGTAGAAACATCAAAAAAATTTATTTCTATTACAAAAAAAGCAAAAAATCAAAATAATTATAATTTAGCTACAAATATATTTGATATAGATAGAATAAATGAAACTGATATTTTTTTAGATCACAAAGATTTAAATTATAACATTTTGGTTTATGGGGCTGAAAATAGAAGAAGAAAAATAAAATTTTTAAAAAATTTTCAAACAAGTAAAAAAACTTTTTTAAATAAATATAAAGTTTTTATTCCATATGCATGAGGTGATATGAACGAAGCAAAGTATTTAGGAGGTAGTTATTCAGATATAATAATTGCAAGTCCCAACGAAATAGCTACAAGTAGTTTTATTGAACAAATGTCTTTCGAAACATTTGAAGAGGCTCAAAAATATGCTAAATATTTAATGACCAAATTCTTAAGAGCTTTGTTATATAAAAATAAATTTAGTCACCATGCAAGAACAGCGTGATATTCAATACCTTTACAAGATTTTAGTGAACCTTGATGAGAAAAATCTATTGAAGAAATTGACAAACATTTAATGCAAAAATATAATATTCCTAATGATATTCAAGAATTTGTTTTCAAAAACATTCAACCAAAATCTGAAAATAATATTTTAAATTTCAAGAAAGATAAAAAATAGCATAATTATTTTTTTAATTAATAGTTATAATGAATACACTTATATAAAAAATTAAATGCAATACTATAAAATAAGTCAAAATTATAGTATTGCATTTTTTAATATTTATAAAATAAAAACTAGAAAGAGTTGACAATAAAACATAGTGATTATTAATATATTTTTATTTAAATCAACAAAAACTGAATTTTATAAATTATAGTTTGTTGGTACTGATTTTACAATTTCACTTTCAAGTTTTGATTATTTAATGTGGATTGTGTAATTAAATAAATCTTTTTCTTCTTTAATTAAATGATGTGAAATAAAAATAATAATCTTATTTTGTAAACTTAAAATTTTTTGCAAAATTTCAATTTTTTTAATATTATCTATCCCCGAAAGCGCTTCATCTAAAATTATTATTTTTTTATTAAAATAAAATAAACGTGCAATTTTTACTCTTTGCTTTTGACCAGTAGAAAGTAAATCAAAATTTTGATTTAAATCAAAATTAATGCAAGCTAATTTTTTAGCTTTTTCTATTTTAGAATAATCAATGTTTTCATCAAATAAAGTTATAACATTAATAGCGCTAGTGTTATATTTATTCTCTTCATTCGTTAAATATATTAATTGCTTATACATATTGTTGAAATCATTTTTTGAAACTTTTTTATTATTAAATTTTAGTATTCCAGAATATTTTGTTTCATCTATTTCATTTAAAATAATTTTAATTAAGCTGCTTTTACCAACTCCGGATTTGCCATCTATTAAATATGATTTATTTTTATTAAATTCAACATTAAAATTTGTAAAAATATTTTTATTATTAAAAGTTAAATTTAAATTTGAAATATTGATTTTATTTATATCTTTTTTTTCTGATAAAACTTCGAATTTATTTATTTCAAAATTCCCTACTCTTTCTTTTATGCTGTTAGTAAGTTTTAAGTCCTTAAAATCATTTATCACTTCTTGACTTGACATTTTAAGTGTAGAAAAAATATTTTCAGAAATTGAAACAATCAATTTATTTATTGGATTAAGTAATGTAGTAATTGAAATAGTTAAAAGATTCAGTTGTTCTAGAAAACCATTTATAAAATTTTCATAAAAAACAAAAATATTTTTTTTATTATAAACTTTCAATTGTTCATAATTAATTTTTTCTAATGAAGAATAAGTTTTATTTTTAAAGATATTTATTTTATTAAATCAATAAAATGTTTGGAAATTTTGAATCAAATTTGTAAAATAAGACAAATTTTTTTCTTGTATTTCTAAAAAAATAGAATTATTTTTCTTATTTTTATTTGTAGAAATAATAGGTAAAATAACAGAAAAAATAAGACATATACAAACAAAAAGTAAAAATAGTAAAACTCAAGGCGAAAGTAAAACAGATTGAATTATTATAAATATAAATAAAAATTTAAAAATAATTATATTTCAAACAATATCATAGAAAAGATCTAAATAATCAAAAATATATTTGTTTAAATTAATTTCTAAATCAAAAATATACTCGGTTGTGCTTTTTCTTTTTAAATCTTTAGGTGAATAATTTTTAATTGAATTAAAAATTTGTTCTTTTTTAAAAAGTAAAAAATTGTTTGCTTGTTTTTTTATCAAAATATTAGTTAATGATTTAAAAGCTTTATATGCTACTTCTAAAAACAAAGATAAAAGTTGAAATAAAATAAACTTTAAAATATTTTTTTCTGAAAAATTAAATAAAATTTTAATTACTTCTAATTGAAAATAAATAGATGCAAAAGATAAAAAACCTAACAACAAAAAAATAAACAAAATCAAATAAGAAAAATTATTTTTTAAAATTATTTTTTTCATTTGTTTAAATCAA
This Mesomycoplasma neurolyticum DNA region includes the following protein-coding sequences:
- a CDS encoding Eco57I restriction-modification methylase domain-containing protein, translated to MVPGVKAAKALVDLLRIHPKFSEYEIVNVAGEGDQNEELLNALEKVNKAIGKDPDKTKTITISCGRLTTGVTVPAWTAVLMLSGSTSTSASSYLQTIFRVQNPAIIGGKMKKNSYVFDFAPDRVLKIIVESMKVLNNNGNNGNNNDALSEFLNFCPVIGYKGAEMTKYQTEDLVNQVYNVMIEKIVKNGFDDINLFDKNSFSCTKDELISFEKLKNILKANKNILNQNVQINKHDLDIEIHSKKINELKEKFISEEQQEIKRKNNLKYKAILILRNIAIRIPLMIYGLNTKKIETLDIQNFSSLFDEESWNEFMPKGITKEHFNDFTKYFNKDIFVAAAKKIHMKLEFIKNLDVLEKVFEITKLFSTFKNPDSETVLTPWLVINKHLGQTLGGYVFYNNENEEELLDYDENIRLFYKKNEIVKKLKLTENIYSLKAKILDINSKTGLYLLFVAYNIFQHFIDKGYKQNREKLWQKIIENNVFAICRTKMAAAIVRRTLAIFENYKVNIIINENIVKEMGQQYPVYFKMMKKIKNSENWNIKDKNEIVFDVIVGNPPYQGNAKQQIYTDFYLLSRKIGNIVSLIFPTGWQEAKNTNNLQKMNTNEIKKDKQIVFIDNRQNIFKGIAGAEWTNFILWIKNYDNKLNGRQLFLKNGKNKEIKILPILKSEMFKNDEILKLADLVETSKKFISITKKAKNQNNYNLATNIFDIDRINETDIFLDHKDLNYNILVYGAENRRRKIKFLKNFQTSKKTFLNKYKVFIPYAWGDMNEAKYLGGSYSDIIIASPNEIATSSFIEQMSFETFEEAQKYAKYLMTKFLRALLYKNKFSHHARTAWYSIPLQDFSEPWWEKSIEEIDKHLMQKYNIPNDIQEFVFKNIQPKSENNILNFKKDKK
- a CDS encoding ATP-binding cassette domain-containing protein; the protein is MKKIILKNNFSYLILFIFLLLGFLSFASIYFQLEVIKILFNFSEKNILKFILFQLLSLFLEVAYKAFKSLTNILIKKQANNFLLFKKEQIFNSIKNYSPKDLKRKSTTEYIFDLEINLNKYIFDYLDLFYDIVWNIIIFKFLFIFIIIQSVLLSPWVLLFLLFVCICLIFSVILPIISTNKNKKNNSIFLEIQEKNLSYFTNLIQNFQTFYWFNKINIFKNKTYSSLEKINYEQLKVYNKKNIFVFYENFINGFLEQLNLLTISITTLLNPINKLIVSISENIFSTLKMSSQEVINDFKDLKLTNSIKERVGNFEINKFEVLSEKKDINKINISNLNLTFNNKNIFTNFNVEFNKNKSYLIDGKSGVGKSSLIKIILNEIDETKYSGILKFNNKKVSKNDFNNMYKQLIYLTNEENKYNTSAINVITLFDENIDYSKIEKAKKLACINFDLNQNFDLLSTGQKQRVKIARLFYFNKKIIILDEALSGIDNIKKIEILQKILSLQNKIIIFISHHLIKEEKDLFNYTIHIK